One window of Nocardia nova SH22a genomic DNA carries:
- a CDS encoding ABC transporter ATP-binding protein, producing the protein MSVVTSEAVSDSESDRTATADENSRVTGAGSLRRLWPQMRPYRAALFGSAVLSGLGMLCDIALPLVTAKIVDGPVAHRDFGAIWPPIGVIVVLALVSTLTSWWRRHIIAAPASRLEVSLRGQLFERLQVLSVGVHDGMESGQLTSRAITDMSTLRRFFAFVAPSLLSLSATLGIGVALLFVLSWQIGLVELLIAVPLVVLALRFEQGYGAASRAAQDQSGHLATTVEESAQGIRVLKAFGRGPWFGRRFRDQARGLRNLELVKVRLAARLWTALNTFSMLGIAAALAIGGYLQTQQAMTVGALVAGITLTTYLQWPTMGLGFLLAETNHARTAAQRFWEVIDTPIEITDPDDPIEPPERLRGELRFDRVRFRFPDTDRDLLHDISLRLRPGETVAVVGATGSGKSALLGLVPRLFDVAGGAVTIDGIDVRSMRLSRLRSQVSVAFEDPVLFSASVRENITLGCPDATEEQIRDALEVACAAQFVDELPWGLRTRIGEQGLSLSGGQRQRLALARAVLDRHNRPGGHIVVLDDPLSALDVSTEEQVQRRLHAALAGATVLLVAHRPSTAAWADRVAVLDEGRIIADGPHELLLETCSRYRELMGGDLNAGTSGRIGERVAAGGRDRTHDLAHER; encoded by the coding sequence GTGTCCGTCGTGACGTCGGAAGCCGTATCCGATTCGGAGAGCGACAGAACCGCCACGGCCGACGAGAACTCGCGCGTGACCGGCGCCGGTTCGCTGCGACGACTCTGGCCGCAGATGCGCCCGTACCGAGCGGCGCTGTTCGGTAGCGCGGTGCTGTCCGGCCTCGGAATGCTGTGCGATATCGCCTTGCCGCTGGTGACCGCGAAGATCGTGGACGGTCCGGTGGCACACCGGGATTTCGGCGCGATCTGGCCGCCGATCGGCGTGATCGTGGTCTTGGCGCTGGTGAGCACCCTGACTTCGTGGTGGCGTCGACACATCATCGCCGCGCCCGCGAGCCGGCTCGAGGTGTCGCTGCGCGGGCAGTTGTTCGAGCGGTTGCAGGTGTTGTCGGTGGGCGTGCACGACGGGATGGAGTCGGGTCAGCTCACCTCGCGCGCGATCACCGATATGTCCACGCTGCGGCGCTTTTTCGCCTTCGTGGCACCCTCGCTGCTGTCGCTGAGTGCGACGCTGGGGATCGGTGTGGCATTGCTGTTCGTGCTCAGCTGGCAGATCGGGTTGGTCGAACTGCTCATCGCGGTTCCGCTGGTGGTGCTGGCACTGCGATTCGAACAGGGCTACGGCGCCGCGTCGCGTGCCGCCCAGGATCAATCGGGTCATCTGGCGACGACCGTCGAGGAGTCGGCGCAGGGGATCCGGGTGTTGAAGGCGTTCGGCCGCGGGCCGTGGTTCGGGCGACGCTTCCGCGATCAGGCGCGGGGTCTGCGGAATCTGGAACTGGTCAAGGTCCGGTTGGCGGCACGACTGTGGACGGCGCTGAACACCTTCTCCATGCTGGGAATCGCCGCGGCCCTGGCGATCGGCGGCTACCTGCAGACACAGCAGGCGATGACGGTCGGTGCGCTGGTCGCGGGCATCACGCTGACCACCTATCTGCAATGGCCGACCATGGGTCTCGGCTTCCTGCTGGCCGAGACCAATCACGCTCGTACTGCCGCACAACGGTTCTGGGAGGTGATCGACACTCCGATCGAGATCACCGATCCGGACGATCCGATCGAGCCGCCCGAGCGGCTGCGTGGTGAACTGCGTTTCGACCGGGTGCGTTTCCGCTTCCCGGACACCGACCGCGATCTGCTGCACGATATTTCGCTGCGCCTGCGGCCGGGGGAGACGGTCGCGGTGGTCGGCGCCACCGGCAGCGGGAAGTCGGCGCTGCTCGGCCTCGTTCCGCGCCTGTTCGACGTGGCCGGTGGTGCGGTGACGATCGACGGGATCGATGTGCGGTCGATGCGGTTGTCGCGGTTGCGCTCTCAGGTGTCGGTGGCCTTCGAGGATCCGGTGCTGTTCTCCGCGAGTGTGCGCGAGAACATCACGCTGGGCTGTCCGGACGCCACCGAGGAGCAGATCCGGGATGCGCTGGAGGTCGCGTGCGCGGCGCAATTCGTCGACGAGCTGCCGTGGGGACTGCGGACCAGGATCGGTGAGCAGGGGCTGAGCCTGTCGGGCGGTCAGCGGCAACGCCTGGCCCTGGCGCGAGCCGTCCTGGACCGGCACAACCGCCCCGGCGGCCACATCGTGGTCCTCGACGATCCGCTCTCCGCGCTGGATGTGAGCACCGAGGAGCAGGTGCAGCGGCGTTTGCACGCGGCACTGGCCGGGGCGACCGTCCTGCTCGTGGCACACCGCCCGTCCACCGCGGCGTGGGCGGATCGGGTCGCGGTGCTCGACGAGGGCCGCATCATCGCCGACGGCCCGCACGAGCTGCTACTCGAAACCTGTTCGCGCTACCGGGAATTGATGGGAGGTGATCTGAATGCCGGAACATCCGGACGCATCGGCGAACGCGTCGCCGCCGGTGGACGCGACCGTACGCACGACCTCGCGCACGAACGCTGA
- a CDS encoding GNAT family N-acetyltransferase — MRTATRDDIAGMVRVLAMAFAHDDPIEEYVFPDESVRHRRAPRMLRTMITQRFLPAGGAEVAELDGRIVGVLLWYPDGYRPGGMREFLAGPAFLAAMGTAVGRGIEVDRMMDRASPAEPHLFNVYLGTDPSLQRSGVGRALYESFTHKADSQGLSLCGICKDDNIAYYEFYGAERVGTVRLGTDGTEMNVMVRRPRPL, encoded by the coding sequence GTGCGAACCGCGACGCGTGACGACATCGCGGGGATGGTGCGTGTCCTGGCGATGGCCTTCGCCCACGACGATCCGATCGAGGAGTACGTCTTCCCCGACGAATCCGTGCGGCACCGCCGCGCACCGCGCATGTTGCGGACGATGATCACGCAGCGCTTCCTGCCCGCCGGCGGCGCCGAGGTCGCCGAACTCGACGGCCGCATCGTCGGCGTCCTGCTGTGGTACCCGGACGGTTACCGGCCCGGCGGCATGCGGGAATTCCTCGCCGGACCGGCATTTCTCGCCGCCATGGGCACGGCGGTGGGCCGCGGTATCGAGGTCGATCGGATGATGGATCGCGCCAGCCCGGCGGAACCGCATCTGTTCAACGTCTATCTCGGCACCGATCCGTCACTGCAGCGCAGCGGCGTCGGACGCGCGCTGTACGAGTCCTTCACGCACAAGGCCGACAGTCAGGGACTGAGCCTCTGCGGAATCTGCAAGGACGACAACATCGCGTACTACGAGTTCTACGGCGCGGAGCGGGTCGGCACCGTGCGCCTGGGAACCGACGGTACCGAGATGAACGTCATGGTTCGCCGCCCACGCCCCCTGTGA
- a CDS encoding tRNA adenosine deaminase-associated protein — MAQRSSTNRAASDDYDDVEGFAVAVVREDSTWKCTPLSAEALNSLSTAEDELRELRSTGAVFGLLDVDDEFFIVLRPGPTGSRLLISDATAAIDYDIAVEVLEALNIEVPDIDPDELDDIEPWEEGDLGVLADLGLPEPVLSVILTETDLYPDEQLGMIAQRLGFADEFSAALDKLHR, encoded by the coding sequence ATGGCACAGCGCTCGAGCACGAACAGGGCCGCGTCGGACGATTACGACGACGTGGAAGGGTTCGCCGTGGCGGTTGTCCGCGAGGACAGCACATGGAAATGCACCCCGCTCAGCGCCGAGGCGCTGAACAGCCTGTCGACGGCCGAGGACGAGTTGCGCGAGTTGCGCAGCACCGGCGCGGTCTTCGGTCTGCTGGACGTCGACGACGAGTTCTTCATCGTCCTGCGACCGGGCCCCACCGGCAGTCGCCTGCTGATCTCCGATGCGACGGCCGCGATCGACTACGACATCGCCGTCGAGGTCCTCGAGGCGTTGAATATCGAGGTTCCCGACATCGACCCCGACGAACTCGACGACATCGAGCCGTGGGAGGAGGGCGACCTCGGCGTCCTGGCGGATCTTGGCCTGCCCGAGCCGGTGCTGAGCGTGATCCTCACCGAAACCGATCTGTATCCGGACGAGCAGCTCGGCATGATCGCGCAGCGCCTCGGTTTCGCCGACGAATTCTCCGCGGCCTTGGACAAGCTGCACCGTTGA
- a CDS encoding ABC transporter ATP-binding protein — MPEHPDASANASPPVDATVRTTSRTNADRAHETGTTRDDGTGTVDSSSGTASVPSSDTAPGPADSEWRGVAAEEGEQSDTVNLALAARSRRLLWSLVRPYRLSAALALLLIVVDNAAMVATPLFVAHGVDTGVARAVHGDWLPLSLAVGGIVACTAVGGTTTFLFLRISGRLSQQVLFDLRMRVFTQVQRLSIDFHENYTSGKIVARLTSDLESLEDLLERALNDALSAVLSVATIAVILVWLDIPLALVVLAGFVPLVFVTRQAQRRQRAGYRRTRTAIAKVVVHFVETMGGIRAVQAFRRERRNDVLLADSDAEYRAANTAALHGMAGYIGSVRLISNTTNVVILVVGAWRVIHGHTEIGVLAAFLLYLRQFYGPIDELAQVFNSYQSAAAALERISGVLEERPSVVEPETPHRLGRVRGELTLNEVDFGYPGREGAVLPRFSLTVPAGQVVALVGATGAGKSTLAKLISRFYDPTSGTVSLDGIDLRAVADADLRRAVAMVTQESYLFSGSVADNIRLGRPEATDTEVHAAARAVGLYDFAMSLPDGFDTDVRKRGGRLSAGQRQLVAFARVFLADPAVIVLDEATSSLDIPGERQVQHALETVLRGRTAVIIAHRLSTVAIADRVLVLDGGRIVEDGSPAELAESTGRFAALHTAWRESLV, encoded by the coding sequence ATGCCGGAACATCCGGACGCATCGGCGAACGCGTCGCCGCCGGTGGACGCGACCGTACGCACGACCTCGCGCACGAACGCTGACCGCGCGCACGAAACCGGGACGACCCGCGACGATGGGACGGGAACTGTCGATTCGTCGTCCGGCACCGCATCCGTGCCGTCATCGGATACCGCGCCCGGCCCGGCGGATTCGGAGTGGCGTGGCGTCGCCGCCGAGGAGGGTGAGCAGAGCGACACCGTGAATCTGGCCCTGGCCGCCCGATCGCGCCGGTTGCTGTGGTCGCTGGTCCGGCCGTATCGGTTGTCGGCCGCCCTGGCGCTGCTGCTGATCGTTGTCGACAACGCCGCGATGGTGGCCACGCCGCTGTTCGTCGCCCACGGTGTCGACACCGGGGTCGCGCGGGCCGTGCACGGTGACTGGCTGCCGCTGTCGCTGGCCGTCGGCGGCATCGTCGCCTGCACCGCGGTCGGCGGGACGACCACCTTCCTGTTCCTGCGCATCTCCGGCCGGTTGAGTCAGCAGGTGCTGTTCGATCTGCGGATGCGGGTGTTCACGCAGGTGCAGCGGTTGTCGATCGACTTCCACGAGAACTACACCTCGGGCAAGATCGTCGCCCGGCTCACCAGCGATCTGGAATCGCTCGAGGATCTGCTCGAACGCGCGCTGAACGACGCGCTGAGCGCGGTGCTGTCGGTCGCGACCATCGCCGTGATCCTGGTCTGGCTGGATATTCCGCTGGCGCTGGTGGTGCTGGCCGGATTCGTGCCGCTGGTGTTCGTCACCCGCCAGGCGCAGCGACGGCAGCGGGCCGGATATCGCCGTACCCGGACCGCGATCGCGAAGGTGGTCGTCCATTTCGTCGAGACCATGGGCGGAATCCGTGCGGTGCAGGCGTTCCGGCGTGAGCGGCGCAACGATGTCCTGCTCGCGGATTCCGATGCCGAATATCGCGCCGCCAATACCGCTGCCCTGCACGGGATGGCGGGCTATATCGGCTCGGTGCGGCTGATCAGCAACACCACCAATGTCGTCATCCTGGTGGTGGGCGCGTGGCGAGTCATCCACGGGCACACCGAGATCGGCGTGCTGGCGGCATTCCTGCTGTATCTGCGCCAGTTCTACGGGCCGATCGACGAATTGGCCCAGGTGTTCAACTCGTATCAGTCCGCGGCCGCCGCGCTGGAACGGATCTCGGGCGTGCTCGAGGAACGGCCGAGTGTCGTCGAACCGGAGACGCCGCATCGGCTCGGCCGGGTGCGTGGTGAATTGACCCTGAATGAGGTCGATTTCGGCTATCCCGGGCGCGAAGGTGCGGTGCTGCCACGGTTCTCCCTGACCGTCCCGGCGGGGCAGGTGGTGGCTCTGGTCGGCGCGACGGGTGCGGGAAAATCGACACTGGCGAAACTGATTTCGCGCTTCTACGACCCGACCTCGGGCACGGTGTCGCTGGACGGGATCGACCTGCGCGCCGTCGCCGACGCCGATCTGCGCCGGGCGGTGGCGATGGTGACCCAGGAGTCGTATCTGTTCTCGGGCTCGGTCGCCGACAACATCCGGCTCGGCCGCCCCGAGGCCACCGACACGGAGGTGCACGCCGCCGCCCGCGCGGTGGGGCTGTACGACTTCGCGATGTCCCTGCCTGACGGTTTCGACACCGACGTGCGCAAACGCGGTGGTCGGCTGTCGGCGGGACAGCGCCAGCTGGTGGCCTTCGCGCGGGTCTTCCTCGCCGATCCGGCGGTGATCGTGCTCGACGAGGCCACCTCCAGCCTGGATATTCCGGGTGAGCGGCAGGTCCAGCACGCGCTCGAGACCGTCCTGCGCGGCCGCACCGCGGTGATCATCGCGCACCGGCTCTCGACGGTCGCCATCGCCGACCGGGTGCTGGTACTGGACGGCGGGCGGATCGTGGAGGACGGCAGCCCCGCCGAACTGGCCGAATCGACCGGACGGTTCGCGGCCCTGCACACCGCCTGGCGCGAATCGCTGGTGTAG
- a CDS encoding DUF998 domain-containing protein: MTAHEKDVGSVAVLERKDAPARGRLRIVRSLIAAAVAVAGICYSSWILEFVLPIHLNPITSFLSELDAEGRPYRWVFDLGDTISGSLTVVSAVAALFVFSRRRLWVVAWVALGCFGAATIADAQWPLHTCSAPCPPSDSGLFPQLHQIHALTSSLAVISIFVAMIAFSVAAFRYRRWPILRHSGLWILLIGSAATAWMLIADNLAGNFALGIAQRIQVGSMSLWLIALAVQIWVAERVSASAP; encoded by the coding sequence ATGACAGCGCACGAGAAGGACGTCGGTTCGGTCGCCGTTCTGGAGCGAAAGGATGCGCCTGCTCGCGGACGCCTCCGGATCGTGCGTTCACTGATCGCGGCGGCCGTCGCGGTCGCGGGGATCTGCTATTCGTCGTGGATTCTCGAATTCGTGCTGCCGATTCATCTGAATCCGATCACCTCGTTCCTCAGCGAACTGGATGCCGAGGGCCGTCCCTATCGCTGGGTCTTCGATCTCGGCGACACCATTTCCGGTTCGCTGACCGTGGTGTCCGCGGTCGCGGCACTGTTCGTGTTCTCGCGCCGCCGGTTGTGGGTGGTGGCCTGGGTGGCGCTCGGCTGTTTCGGCGCGGCCACCATCGCCGACGCGCAATGGCCGCTGCACACCTGTTCGGCGCCGTGCCCGCCGTCGGACAGCGGCCTGTTCCCGCAGTTGCATCAGATCCACGCGCTCACCAGTTCGCTGGCGGTCATCTCGATCTTCGTCGCGATGATCGCGTTCAGCGTCGCGGCCTTCCGCTATCGGCGCTGGCCGATTCTGCGCCATTCGGGCCTGTGGATTCTTCTCATCGGATCTGCGGCCACCGCGTGGATGCTGATCGCCGACAATCTCGCCGGTAATTTCGCGCTGGGTATCGCGCAGCGCATTCAGGTCGGCTCGATGTCGCTGTGGCTGATCGCGCTGGCCGTGCAGATCTGGGTGGCCGAGCGGGTCAGCGCTTCCGCACCCTGA
- a CDS encoding nucleoside deaminase, which translates to MSPASPGTTDEDLIRTALAAAAAADPRDVPVGAVVFDAHGRELARASNAREALGDPTAHAEILALRRAAEVVGDGWRLEGTTLAVTLEPCTMCAGALVLARVGRLVFGAWEPKTGAVGSLWDVVRDRRLNHRPEVRGGVLESECAAVLDAFFRTHRP; encoded by the coding sequence TTGAGCCCGGCGTCTCCCGGGACAACGGACGAGGACCTGATCCGCACCGCGCTCGCCGCGGCCGCGGCCGCCGACCCGCGCGATGTGCCGGTCGGCGCGGTGGTCTTCGATGCGCACGGCCGCGAGCTGGCACGGGCGAGCAATGCCCGCGAGGCGCTGGGCGACCCCACCGCACATGCCGAGATCCTGGCGCTGCGCCGTGCGGCCGAGGTGGTCGGCGACGGCTGGCGGCTCGAGGGCACGACCCTGGCGGTGACGCTGGAACCCTGCACGATGTGCGCGGGAGCCCTGGTCCTGGCCCGGGTCGGCCGCCTGGTCTTCGGAGCCTGGGAACCCAAGACCGGCGCGGTCGGCTCGCTGTGGGATGTGGTCCGTGACCGGCGTCTCAACCACCGCCCCGAGGTCCGCGGCGGTGTGCTCGAATCCGAATGCGCCGCCGTCCTGGACGCCTTCTTCCGCACCCACCGCCCCTGA
- a CDS encoding very short patch repair endonuclease, with translation MTSGRPLTDTATSARMSRQRRVGTAPEIALRSELHRRGLRYFVDRAPLKGLRRRADLVFPRRKVAVYVDGCFWHSCPEHATRPKNNAQWWADKLAGNVARDRDTDARLTAAGWTVVRIWEHEDATAGADRVQSALSGR, from the coding sequence ATGACTTCCGGCCGTCCGCTCACCGACACCGCCACGAGCGCGCGCATGTCGCGGCAGCGGCGGGTCGGCACGGCGCCGGAAATCGCGTTGCGCAGCGAACTGCATCGGCGGGGGCTGCGCTATTTCGTCGACCGCGCGCCGCTGAAAGGGCTGCGCCGTCGCGCCGATCTGGTGTTTCCGCGCCGGAAAGTGGCCGTCTACGTCGACGGATGTTTCTGGCACAGCTGCCCGGAACACGCCACCCGTCCGAAGAACAACGCGCAGTGGTGGGCGGACAAACTGGCCGGGAATGTGGCTCGCGATCGCGATACGGACGCTCGCTTGACCGCCGCGGGCTGGACCGTCGTGCGGATATGGGAACACGAGGACGCCACGGCGGGCGCCGATCGGGTGCAATCGGCGTTGTCGGGCCGATAG
- a CDS encoding prephenate dehydrogenase encodes MTVDRNSSVCVLGTGLIGGSLLRAAVAAGYRAWAYNRSETGARAARADGFDAGSDIAAVLGRAADENALIVLAVPMPAVETVLADVRTFAPGCPLTDVVSVKEPVRAEVHRQELGTYYVGGHPMAGTAESGWAASSPDLFRDAAWAVGVDPGTRAEPWARVARLALDCGAVVVPVVAAEHDRAVARISHLPHVLAEALAVAGAAGGDLALGLAAGSFRDGTRVAATAPELVRAICEPNAPALTEALDDALRLLTAARDSLRADGSLGELIDAGYSERDRYDTLRRWDITDIRPGDENWLERLREAGQRGGVIRALD; translated from the coding sequence GTGACTGTCGATCGGAATTCCTCGGTGTGCGTTCTGGGTACGGGTTTGATCGGTGGATCGCTGCTGCGCGCGGCCGTCGCGGCCGGCTACCGGGCCTGGGCCTACAACCGGTCGGAAACGGGCGCACGCGCCGCTCGCGCCGACGGATTCGACGCCGGATCCGATATCGCCGCGGTGCTGGGCCGGGCCGCCGACGAGAACGCGCTGATCGTGCTCGCGGTGCCGATGCCCGCCGTCGAAACCGTTCTCGCGGATGTGCGAACCTTCGCGCCCGGCTGCCCGCTGACCGATGTGGTGAGCGTGAAGGAACCGGTGCGCGCCGAGGTGCACCGTCAGGAACTCGGGACGTACTACGTGGGCGGGCATCCCATGGCGGGCACCGCCGAATCCGGCTGGGCCGCATCGTCTCCCGACCTGTTCCGCGATGCCGCCTGGGCCGTCGGCGTCGATCCCGGCACCCGCGCCGAACCCTGGGCCCGGGTGGCGCGGCTGGCGCTGGACTGCGGTGCGGTGGTGGTTCCGGTGGTCGCCGCCGAACACGATCGGGCGGTGGCCCGCATCTCGCATCTGCCGCACGTCCTCGCCGAGGCACTGGCGGTCGCGGGGGCGGCGGGCGGTGATCTGGCCCTGGGCCTGGCCGCGGGATCCTTCCGCGACGGCACCCGGGTCGCGGCCACCGCCCCGGAACTGGTGCGCGCCATCTGCGAACCCAATGCCCCCGCCTTGACCGAGGCGCTCGACGATGCGCTGCGCCTGCTCACCGCCGCCCGCGACAGCCTGCGCGCCGACGGCTCCCTGGGCGAGCTGATCGACGCGGGATACAGCGAACGCGATCGTTACGACACGCTGCGGCGCTGGGACATCACCGATATCCGGCCGGGTGACGAGAACTGGCTGGAACGGTTGCGTGAGGCCGGGCAGCGCGGCGGTGTGATCCGCGCGCTGGACTGA
- a CDS encoding putative glycolipid-binding domain-containing protein translates to MDAPPRWPAVLTWRAHDASRMESVRVVLTGNRIRASGRIIAGDCGEHPAFSASYDLVTDELGRTKRLSLRSTVASGERHASIARDEENYWLVDAGNTHVRSMFGGALDVDVVLSPFFNTLPIRRFGLAHITEDVQVPVVYVRVPDLLVAEAILTYSSGADGIHVLSPVSSATVTVDDDGFVLDYPGLAQRF, encoded by the coding sequence GTGGACGCGCCGCCGCGCTGGCCGGCCGTGCTCACCTGGCGTGCACACGACGCATCCCGGATGGAATCGGTGCGAGTGGTCCTCACCGGGAACCGGATCCGGGCCTCCGGGCGCATCATCGCCGGTGACTGCGGCGAACATCCGGCATTCAGCGCGTCCTACGACCTGGTGACCGATGAGCTCGGCCGCACCAAGCGGTTGTCGTTGCGCAGTACCGTCGCCTCGGGGGAGCGGCACGCCTCGATCGCTCGGGACGAGGAGAACTACTGGCTCGTCGACGCCGGTAACACCCATGTGCGGTCGATGTTCGGCGGCGCTCTGGACGTGGACGTGGTGCTGAGCCCGTTCTTCAACACCCTGCCGATCCGGCGCTTCGGACTCGCGCACATCACCGAGGACGTGCAGGTCCCGGTGGTGTACGTGCGGGTGCCGGATCTGCTGGTGGCCGAGGCGATTCTCACCTACAGCAGCGGGGCCGACGGCATCCATGTGCTGTCCCCGGTGTCGAGTGCCACCGTCACCGTCGACGACGACGGATTCGTGCTCGACTATCCGGGTCTGGCGCAGCGGTTCTGA
- a CDS encoding DNA cytosine methyltransferase, protein MVGLFAGIGGLELGLGYHGWTTELLCEIDPGARAVLSAHFPDVESHSDVTRLRALPARTELVAAGFPCQDLSQAGRTAGITGDRSGLVDEVFRLVRRKRGPRWLLIENVPFMLQLGRGQAMRHITTALEDLGYTWAYRVVDARAFGLPQRRQRVLMLASRSEDPRPVLFGTDAGPRELGDPATDPCGFYWTEGVRGLGWAVNAVPTLKGGSGLGIASPPAVRLPAGEIVTPGITDAERLQGFSRDWTEPALTAPGVRPGHRWKLVGNAVSVRMASWIGGRLAAPDSAPLPPSTPLTAHRWPTAAWGHAGHAYRVPVSTWPVHAPYEDLRWFLDDARLLSSRATAGFLRRAARGTLRFPPGFIADVENHLQRMGGLPEEAA, encoded by the coding sequence ATGGTCGGATTGTTCGCCGGGATCGGCGGGCTGGAGTTGGGGCTCGGCTACCACGGGTGGACCACCGAACTGCTCTGCGAGATCGATCCGGGAGCGCGGGCCGTTCTCTCCGCCCATTTCCCGGATGTCGAATCGCATTCCGATGTCACCCGATTGCGCGCACTGCCCGCCCGCACCGAACTCGTCGCGGCCGGATTCCCCTGCCAGGATCTGTCCCAGGCCGGTCGCACGGCGGGGATCACCGGGGATAGGTCCGGTCTGGTCGACGAGGTGTTCCGGCTGGTACGGCGAAAACGAGGGCCGCGCTGGCTGCTCATCGAAAACGTGCCGTTCATGCTGCAGCTGGGCCGGGGGCAGGCCATGCGGCACATCACCACCGCACTGGAAGATCTCGGCTACACCTGGGCCTACCGGGTGGTCGACGCTCGCGCGTTCGGGCTGCCACAGCGCCGCCAGCGGGTGCTGATGCTGGCCTCCCGCTCCGAGGATCCGCGCCCGGTGCTGTTCGGCACCGATGCGGGACCGCGCGAACTCGGCGATCCGGCCACCGATCCGTGCGGCTTCTACTGGACCGAGGGAGTGCGCGGTCTGGGCTGGGCGGTCAATGCGGTGCCGACGCTCAAAGGAGGTTCCGGGCTGGGTATCGCCAGTCCGCCCGCCGTCCGCTTGCCCGCGGGCGAGATCGTCACGCCGGGCATCACCGACGCCGAACGGCTGCAAGGCTTTTCGCGCGACTGGACCGAACCCGCCCTGACCGCGCCCGGTGTGCGCCCGGGACACCGCTGGAAACTGGTCGGCAATGCGGTGAGTGTGCGGATGGCGTCCTGGATCGGCGGCCGCCTGGCCGCCCCGGACAGCGCGCCGCTCCCGCCGTCCACACCCCTGACCGCCCATCGCTGGCCCACCGCCGCCTGGGGCCACGCCGGTCACGCCTACCGCGTCCCGGTGTCGACCTGGCCCGTCCACGCCCCCTACGAGGACCTGCGCTGGTTCCTCGACGACGCCCGCCTGCTGTCCTCCCGCGCCACCGCCGGCTTCCTCCGCCGCGCCGCCCGGGGCACACTGCGCTTCCCGCCGGGCTTCATCGCGGATGTGGAGAATCATCTACAGCGCATGGGCGGTCTCCCCGAGGAGGCCGCGTGA